One part of the bacterium genome encodes these proteins:
- a CDS encoding zinc ribbon domain-containing protein, producing MTYEYECDACGHEWEQEQKITEEPVKVCPKCGEEAAKRLVSNGNFVLKGKNWARDGY from the coding sequence ATGACCTACGAGTACGAGTGCGACGCCTGCGGACACGAGTGGGAGCAGGAACAGAAGATCACTGAGGAGCCGGTGAAGGTGTGCCCGAAGTGCGGGGAAGAGGCGGCGAAGCGGCTCGTGTCCAACGGCAACTTCGTGCTCAAGGGGAAGAACTGGGCGAGGGATGGGTACTGA
- a CDS encoding DNA adenine methylase — protein MKAYPLLRWAGGKTQLLPQLRALMPKSFNHYYEPFLGGGAMFFDLAPEHATVSDANLELVSCYLAVALQVGSVIHELKKLPIDEKRYYALRSLKPADLSPAAAAARTIYLNHTDFNGLYRVNKSGGFNVPWGKWKDDKLPTTCDEENLRACSAALQKARIMCADFQSIIANAEEGSLAYCDPPYVPLTKTANFTTYTPGGFGLEDLKRLRASCCEARQRGAYVMLSQADTPEVREMFGGFRIHSVSARRNVNCDASKRGKVGEVVITSYEVEP, from the coding sequence GTGAAGGCTTATCCCCTGCTCCGTTGGGCAGGTGGGAAGACCCAGCTTCTCCCACAGCTTCGCGCGCTGATGCCGAAGAGCTTCAACCACTACTACGAGCCGTTCCTTGGCGGCGGCGCGATGTTCTTCGATCTGGCACCGGAGCACGCAACCGTCTCCGACGCCAACCTGGAGCTTGTGAGCTGCTACCTAGCAGTCGCCCTTCAGGTGGGTTCCGTGATTCACGAGCTGAAGAAGTTGCCGATCGACGAGAAGCGGTACTACGCGCTGCGCAGCCTGAAGCCAGCGGATCTGTCCCCTGCCGCGGCGGCTGCCAGGACGATCTACCTGAATCACACCGACTTCAACGGCCTCTATCGCGTCAACAAGAGCGGTGGCTTCAACGTGCCGTGGGGCAAGTGGAAGGACGACAAGCTGCCGACGACGTGTGACGAAGAGAACCTTCGCGCGTGCTCCGCGGCTCTTCAGAAGGCTCGCATCATGTGCGCGGACTTTCAGAGCATCATAGCGAACGCGGAGGAGGGCTCGCTGGCTTACTGTGACCCGCCTTATGTGCCTCTAACCAAGACAGCGAACTTCACGACGTACACGCCGGGCGGCTTCGGCCTGGAGGACTTGAAGCGGCTCCGCGCGTCTTGCTGCGAGGCAAGGCAGCGAGGCGCGTACGTGATGCTGTCGCAGGCCGACACGCCCGAGGTGCGCGAGATGTTCGGCGGCTTCCGCATCCACTCCGTCTCGGCGCGGCGCAACGTGAACTGCGACGCCAGCAAGCGGGGTAAGGTCGGCGAGGTTGTGATCACGAGCTACGAGGTGGAGCCGTGA
- a CDS encoding helix-turn-helix domain-containing protein, with translation MKTFTETTFSMRPRGITRLRKALSMTEARLGQLLGVHEMTVSKWERGELSPTLWQAHMLRVFAKARDRDEMVGKRVVGYMLEQGVPFALYKMLSVAYYD, from the coding sequence ATGAAGACCTTCACAGAAACCACCTTCAGCATGCGCCCAAGGGGCATCACCCGGTTGCGCAAAGCTCTCTCCATGACGGAGGCGAGGCTCGGACAGCTTCTCGGCGTGCATGAGATGACCGTCTCGAAGTGGGAGCGCGGGGAGCTGAGCCCAACGCTGTGGCAGGCGCACATGCTTCGCGTCTTTGCCAAGGCCCGCGACAGGGACGAGATGGTTGGCAAGAGAGTTGTGGGGTACATGCTGGAACAAGGTGTTCCGTTCGCTCTCTACAAGATGCTGAGCGTGGCGTACTACGATTGA
- a CDS encoding DUF2493 domain-containing protein has protein sequence MRVLVCGGRDYANRERVFEVLDKLHAERGIDALIHGAARGADTLAAQWVLRTFHIADVFKCDLFSFPANWDRDGYAAGPIRNRRMLDEGKPDLVVAFPGGKGTEDCVRQARKAGVEVMEVVDG, from the coding sequence ATGCGCGTACTGGTCTGCGGCGGCAGGGACTACGCCAACCGCGAGCGCGTGTTCGAGGTTCTCGACAAGCTGCATGCGGAGCGTGGCATCGACGCGCTCATCCACGGCGCAGCACGCGGAGCCGACACACTCGCGGCGCAGTGGGTTCTGCGAACGTTTCACATCGCAGACGTGTTCAAGTGCGATCTGTTCTCGTTCCCCGCCAACTGGGATCGGGACGGGTATGCGGCGGGGCCGATCCGCAACCGGCGCATGCTCGATGAAGGCAAGCCGGATCTCGTCGTGGCATTCCCGGGCGGAAAAGGCACGGAGGATTGTGTGCGCCAAGCGCGGAAGGCGGGCGTGGAAGTGATGGAGGTCGTCGATGGGTAA
- a CDS encoding RRXRR domain-containing protein, whose protein sequence is MVPVVDSQRMPLMPCSEKRARQMVASRKATPFWKRGIFCIRLNVEPSSRVLQPVVVGIDPGSKKEGFTVKSEAHTLLNIQADAVRHVKDAVEVRHNMRRARRSRKTPYRACRKNRARGGLPPSTKARWQWKLRIVEQLAKVFPITDIAVEDIRAKTKKWQRKWNRSFSPLEVGKAWFYEELKRFGNVHVKQGWETFELRNAAGLKKSKSKMSEVFEAHCVDSWVLANWYVGGHILPENKRMMCVSPIRLHRRQLHMLQPAKGGVRKAYGGTRSRGLKRGSLVTHPKYGLVYVGGTMAGRISLLAVADGKRLCQNAKPADVRFLTYNAWRTRLLPGLKGGVSATEIR, encoded by the coding sequence GTGGTTCCAGTTGTTGACAGTCAGCGGATGCCATTGATGCCGTGCTCGGAAAAGCGAGCGCGGCAGATGGTCGCATCGAGGAAGGCAACGCCCTTCTGGAAGCGAGGCATCTTCTGCATCCGCCTGAACGTTGAGCCGTCTAGTCGAGTCTTGCAGCCAGTTGTGGTTGGAATCGATCCCGGATCGAAGAAGGAAGGGTTCACGGTCAAGTCTGAGGCGCACACGCTGCTCAACATCCAGGCGGATGCTGTGCGGCACGTCAAGGATGCCGTGGAGGTGCGCCACAACATGCGTCGGGCGCGTCGGTCCCGTAAGACGCCTTATCGGGCGTGCAGGAAGAACCGTGCTCGCGGGGGTCTTCCTCCGAGCACGAAGGCACGATGGCAGTGGAAGTTGCGCATCGTCGAGCAGCTCGCGAAGGTGTTTCCGATCACCGACATCGCCGTCGAGGACATCAGGGCGAAGACCAAGAAGTGGCAGCGGAAGTGGAACCGCAGCTTCTCCCCGCTCGAAGTCGGTAAGGCGTGGTTTTACGAAGAGCTGAAGCGTTTCGGCAACGTGCACGTGAAGCAAGGGTGGGAGACGTTCGAGCTGCGCAATGCCGCGGGGCTCAAGAAGTCCAAGTCGAAGATGTCGGAAGTCTTCGAGGCGCACTGCGTGGACAGCTGGGTGCTCGCCAACTGGTACGTCGGTGGGCACATTCTGCCAGAGAACAAGCGGATGATGTGCGTCTCGCCGATCCGACTGCATCGGCGACAACTGCACATGCTTCAGCCCGCGAAGGGCGGGGTTCGCAAGGCGTACGGGGGCACGCGCAGTCGTGGACTGAAGCGAGGATCGCTGGTCACGCACCCGAAGTACGGGTTGGTCTACGTTGGCGGGACGATGGCTGGGAGGATCAGCCTGCTCGCAGTGGCAGATGGTAAGCGCCTTTGCCAGAACGCGAAGCCAGCAGATGTGCGTTTCCTGACCTACAACGCATGGAGGACGCGGCTCCTCCCCGGCCTGAAGGGCGGGGTTTCCGCCACGGAGATCCGATGA